The following are encoded in a window of Paenibacillus polymyxa genomic DNA:
- a CDS encoding rhodanese-like domain-containing protein has translation MKILDVRDVSKYSTGHIPSSLNISFDRLPLVWSKNLAPNDKVIIFSSSLVQRKSCSNFGVWRVSPLYAVKGYYLSMTSRVSWNYHHKEGYCK, from the coding sequence GTGAAGATTCTAGATGTCAGGGATGTCAGTAAATATTCGACTGGACATATTCCGAGTTCATTAAATATTTCCTTTGACAGACTCCCGTTAGTATGGAGCAAGAATCTTGCACCGAATGATAAAGTGATCATATTTTCCAGTAGCTTGGTTCAAAGGAAAAGCTGCTCGAATTTTGGCGTGTGGCGGGTTTCGCCACTGTATGCCGTTAAAGGGTATTATCTTTCAATGACTAGTAGGGTGAGCTGGAATTATCACCATAAAGAAGGTTATTGTAAATAA
- a CDS encoding cytochrome c biogenesis protein CcdA, whose amino-acid sequence MEEITLLVVFAAGVLSFLSPYVFPLRPAYVSHISDTMIAGVALS is encoded by the coding sequence TTGGAGGAGATAACGTTATTAGTAGTATTTGCAGCAGGCGTACTCTCGTTTTTGTCGCCTTACGTATTCCCTCTCCGGCCGGCGTATGTTTCACATATATCCGATACGATGATTGCAGGGGTCGCTTTGTCGTGA
- a CDS encoding ArsR/SmtB family transcription factor, with the protein MEEMLKCAKLFKEDLYKQLARIGKCLSSDKRLEILNVLSQSPRTVEKLAACTEMNIANVSRHLQVLLDAKLVKFTKKGTYAIYSLADPEITDFLSSLWKISEKQIPDIRRMKDDFLNNLNDIHTLSMDEVKKKLDENSIILVDLRPKEEFETGHIQGAISMPMEDLDVLMGELPEEAEVVAYCRGPLCVYSALATQKLQVEGFKAYRMEDGVNEWQEHFHIH; encoded by the coding sequence ATGGAAGAGATGCTAAAGTGTGCAAAGCTTTTCAAGGAAGATCTATATAAGCAACTGGCTAGAATAGGTAAATGTCTATCAAGTGACAAACGTCTTGAAATCTTGAATGTACTATCACAAAGTCCCAGAACAGTGGAGAAATTAGCCGCATGTACAGAAATGAATATAGCTAATGTTTCTCGTCATCTACAGGTCTTACTGGACGCTAAGCTTGTTAAGTTCACAAAGAAAGGAACTTACGCCATATACTCACTAGCAGATCCTGAGATCACTGACTTCCTCTCTTCACTATGGAAGATTAGTGAGAAGCAAATTCCTGATATCAGGAGAATGAAAGATGACTTTTTAAACAACTTGAATGACATCCATACCCTATCCATGGATGAAGTAAAGAAAAAACTAGATGAAAACTCCATTATCTTAGTTGACTTACGCCCCAAAGAAGAGTTTGAAACAGGACATATTCAAGGAGCAATTTCAATGCCGATGGAAGATCTAGACGTATTAATGGGAGAGTTACCGGAGGAAGCTGAAGTGGTCGCTTATTGTAGAGGGCCATTATGCGTTTATTCGGCACTTGCTACGCAAAAATTGCAAGTTGAGGGATTCAAGGCGTATCGTATGGAAGACGGAGTGAATGAGTGGCAGGAACATTTTCATATACATTAA